From Dermacentor albipictus isolate Rhodes 1998 colony chromosome 8, USDA_Dalb.pri_finalv2, whole genome shotgun sequence:
catgtgggGTGCTTAAAGTGCAGCAACAGGTGCAGATTTCATCGACACGCATACGGCGCGCTTATCTATGTTTACCttctcaatgttttttttttctcgcacgcaGCCTTACTATGCGATTTCATAAGGGTAGGTTGGTGTTAAGGGTCTCAACATGAAAGCCGTCCTCTTTGGCACATGTAGggtcgaaaaaaatttaccgtgtATGCTTGTTGATTTTGTGCAGTGCAACGTTCATGCCGACGCTCAGGTTTCTCTAAAGTACGTGAACATTTACTGAGAGTTTGAAGTTGATTCAAGTGTTACAATCGAAGTTCCGGTTTATATAGAAGTGTTCAAAGGCGACTGAAATTACGTGATTGGATGGAACCAGTTTCAAAGAAATAACCCCATAGTTGCTTTTTCTAACGAGTGCACGGTGCAGTGTTCCATCTTTTCTTCTTCAGAAAATAATATTCAATAATTTGATTTCGACACATCAATGTAAGCACTGCGGTAACTCGACTGAAGATATATTATGGTAGAAGGTATACCGCCATCCTCGTCGTCAAAAAAAGCATCGCTTTACGCCATCTAGACTCAAATGACCACTTGAGGTCATGAAGATACCTTGAGCGAATAATGTTCTACATTGCTCCTTCGGAAAGCAGCGTAATTTTCCGAGCCTCACCAGACACTTCTGAGATCCTCTGTGAAGTAGACGGCACTAATGTAAACAGCATGGGCTGTGATTTAACGGAACGCAACGTGTTACAATTATTTTGCGCGCCATTCGTCATGGATATTGTGCGCGTCAGTATGTCGATTACTGTCGCAAATGCTGCTTACGAAACTGCATTCAATGCTTGTTTTTCTTCTAACAGCTCTGGCAGCTACATATCATATGAACGTTTTCCAGAACTTTGTTTTAAACTCTTATTTTTTCCACAGCACATGTTTAACATCATCGAGCAGGATCCACTCTTCGCTAGGTACATCATCCTTTCGAAGGGTGCAGTGTGGAAGAGCTCCCGAAACTGCATGTCGCAGTTCTTCACCTCCTCCAAGCTCAGAGCGGTAAGTGAAATCAGCGCACGAACGCTGATGAGAAGCTTGTAATGACGTCACGTTCACAGCTTAGGGTTGAAAAAGTGACAGTAACATTTCACTTCATGAACACGGGCGATGCGCAAGCGTATGAGGGCCACAGCGCTCACAAAGCTATCGGCCGTCGGTGCGCCTAGACGTCTGCACTGTGTCCGCATCACAGACCGCTTTCAAGTTACGGATCGTGCGGCCACGCTACacgcagcagccgctggagtagAACACCCTGCCTCGGTACAAAGACGGCacgcttcttccccgctttcctcccctGCACGAgcaagattgagccgccatcgccaGCACACCATCACATGTTttcacttgcacacacagcaTAGTCCGCGCGCAGACGATGTTATCACGATACAAACCCGGTACGTCCATGCTGCACACAGAACCGGTAGTAACTGACAGAGGAGGCCAACCCAGCGTGCCTCTGCCTACCCTCCTCCTCAACGATGTTTCGCctcttttctccttccccacttctctcaacgccacctagacgttcctctaggtggcgttgcttTGCCGCGCACACAGCGCGCTCCTTCGTGCTGACCCCGGcgcgcgattctcttctccacctccattTGCCATCCTCCTCTTGGCGTTTGCTTCCTTCACTGTTTGAAGCTTCGGCAATTTCAGTGGCGGGCCatttacgcttgcgcgtaaaaggGTAGCAGCAAAATTAGACAGTCTGTCATGAACAGGCAATTATGTGACGCCGCTAAGACCTTACTCTAAAGCTCTTAATACGTACTCGTATTGTGTAGAAATTTTGATATGACGCACGCTGTTAAATTTCCCCATTATACATAAATGATGTTCTTATCATTTACTCCATATTTAATTGATGATTTCTGCACTTATTACTGACAAGTATTTGAGTTAATAAATTACGTCAGCAATAAACGCGACTCCGTCACATCCCCTCTTGTATATATTCAATTTTATTGATGGTACGTGTAGATGATCCTGTGCACCGCAGTTTATAAAAATTAGGGCATTTTTCTAATTATGGAATTCGGTAGTTAAAGGTTGAGGCATGTGTTTGCATGTAAATGTGAAGGAAGGTTCCAAATATGGCGTTCATGCAATGTTTTTGTACACATGCGCAAAGCAAGGTACCTATGCAGATGGGGGCGTGTTCTCGACGAGCGCTTTCTGCGATATCGCTTTCATTGCGCGCTTACTGTCTGATTGAGCGAAACTGGATGAGCTGTTTGAGTGCTTGAGCAATTCACGTCAAAGCGATGGTATTGCGGAAAGTGGTCGTACGAGTATACGTGTCTGGTAGCGAAGGTTACGTAAGAGACCTTGCGTCCCCATAGGTAACTAATAAAAAACTTACCTTTctgatttcgctaaagcttttaCTTAAAAGTGCCGCTGCGTGGACACTGGCTCCGCCCCTGCAGTGAGTGGCATTtacggcgcaaaaaaaaaacataacgtgACATCAAATATATGTTATATGCTATTGCTGATGTATAATTCCTTTACAATTTTCTATTTCTATGTTGCTGTTTCGGCATATCATAATTCGTTTTTGTCGCACGTACACCCACTCCTACATAGTCCTAATGGGCTGCAGcatgaataaataagtaaataaataaataaataattaaataaaagatAAAGATTACATCATGCGTGCCCATAAGTTATCATAGCGATACATCCATATATGAATCTGTTCGCTCACGCGCACGTATATGCACAGACGCGCACATACGCACTCACATAtttgaaaaagaagaagaaagtcgACATTCaagttatttaaaaaaataaatttagcCAGTGTCCTTGAAATGTGCCGAGTTGCCTAAAGAACTTGAAGTCTTCGCTCATTCATGCCACAGGTGATGCCGTCTCTGCTGCACGCCCAGCAGCAGTTCATCGATATCCTAGACGAGCGCGCGGAGCGCGGCGTTGACGTGGACATCAACAGCCTCTGCGAGCGCTTCACCTTTGACGTGATTGGCAAGGCAGCGTACGGCATCGACACGAACGTGCAGCGCAATCCCGACTGCCCGTTGTTTAAGGACGCACTCGCCGTCCTTCCGAACGTCACTTCGGGCCTTCTTTACCATCTTGCCCGTGAGTGATAACAGTGCAATTCATCGACGCGCTGAGCTTGAGTATCAAGAACGCAGCGAAGCGAAGACGAGGCGAAATTAAggccttttttatgcgaagcatattacgagagctcaacccagctcctcaggcgcggcggtgtcgccttcaatgacctttgacaccatgccataccacgtgaccccgtgacgtcacgacagaggagaaacggggctccaactcgcggcgtcgcggcggtatataagcagctgcgcttgtttctaggtggctttggctcaactcttgcaaggtgggctgggtgggaatcgaaccagggtgtccggattgtgagacggagacgctaccactgagccacgagtacgatgcttcaaagagttacaaaagcgcctctagtgaatgcggtgttgccttagaaacgagctgtttctaaggctcaggcgtgcgtcgcttgctcacgcgcacatttcgttgccgcgccgaacgctgcgttgctcgacgctcaccgcgtccaatgcggggcgcgtagtcgctgcgccgtagcccattgtcttacaccccttggcgggtcgacgggaacgctgtcgcgttccactcttgaatatagccaagcaacagcagttcaccaggctaaacagtggttcaacaactgaaataaaggctagtatgcttcgcatcctgggcttaaccttagctaagccacagccattttttcgaaGCGATAGCTCTCAATAGCTACGCTCATAAGCTTGTGTGGTTGTGGGACGGTGATAGAACACGGTAGGCGATGTGAGCGCGAGGAGTAAGTACGAGGAAGAGGACGAGAGTAAGGAGTGGGAAAGGAAGCACGTGCGCAGAGGGCAAAGAAAGAAGGAGGTGGTGAAACTGTTTCGCTCGGGCAGAATTGTAACACAGGTCGGAGGAGGAGAGGGAAGAAAGTTGAGCGTCAGACCACATCATCTCCAGACAAATGCAGCTCGGGAAACTCAGCACGGTAAACGTAAAGCTATCACTCACTTTGATTGTCACCTTCTTATTCCTAGCGAGCTCCTTTATAGCTTCATATTATATTTTGGAGGAAAAAACTAACGAATAAGCTAAAGTAAAACTGCAATGAAGGAAAGTACACCGTACCAACGTACATACTACTCGAGTAGTTTTATATCTCGGCTGCGGGTAATAGTCCTCTGAAGACAGTTTTTCAAAGCGTTCATTAGGGTCCAGTCGCGCGCCTACATTGTATTGCAATGCGCAGTCATTCGTAAAAGGCAGAATATGACGAGAAGGGGAAGCTTGTATGATGAATACTTGGCGAGCAACTGAAGCGTAAACCCAGAGCCAAATCTGCTCCTTTTGGCCCCTGGGTGTATGGCTTGCTGTTCCGTAATGGCGAGTAGGTCAGCGGGCCGTAAAGATTGTTGGCTTGAGAATGAGGTTGCTATCGTTCGCCCACTGGTGATCATTTTGGTCGCcaaaatttttatttatgtttactcTTAGAAATTGATGGGCCCTTTGCGTTATCGACGTCGTGTCTTCTCACAATGTTGCACTAAAAAAATAGTGTTATTATCGGACTTTTTAAGCTTTTTCTTGTCGACGTGAGATGGCGTCAAATCGCAGAGACATCTTCCAGATGCACTCCATACCTTGTGCTCGAAGCTCTCTTCACTACCGCCGTGGGCTATATTCAATTCTGGCGTCGTAATGCACCCATtatataaatatttaaaaaaaacaatgtttcCAGCAAATGACCACGATTGATTCCGGCGAGGAGGCACGATGTACGGCTTCGTTTTTCTGGATTgacactttcctttctttttttcatacttcAGTTATGAAGAGTATAAAACCGCAGTTATGaaaacacaaacggaatgtctttAAATTGAGGAAACAGCTGAGTTCTGCTTACGCTCGTCGCGTACTGACAGAGCATCACTCACACGAGATGTGGAGCGCACCACATTCCTTCCTTATAATGATCGACACAATCACAGGGCAATCGGCTCGACGATGGCCAATGTACGTAGAACGCACCTAGAGAAGTTTGGCGGGTACGGGCTCAGCGGCCGTATTCACAAGAGTCCTCTTACGTGAGTCCGCTCCATCACTTGGTCGTGTTTCTGCGGCCCCCACTGATAGTGATCGGCGTGCTAACCGGACAGTGGCCGCGGGAACGGTCATTTTGAATTTGTACTTGAAAAGGAAATTTTTGCGAATGTTGGGTTGGGGGTATAATGAATGCGGTCCTATAAGTTAGTGAATGACACTAGAATCTATGATAAGTCGAAGATTTCAGTGCATTGTTCTTATAATTTTAGTAATTCATAGCTACTATTGTTCGTTTCAGCTTCTGTGAACAAAAACGCTGTCTGATTCTTTTCTGAAGTGCCACTAGCTGTTAACCTGCAAGAAATTACAACTTCCCTGCAAAACATGCAGACGCTTCCTTTCAGGTTACAAGTGTATGAACTTAAAGCCAAAATATCTTAAATAAGATCTGGGAAAGATGTGCTCACAGCATCACCAAACTGAGTAGTTGTACACAAGCACAAATCGAGGTTTTCTCTTTGTAAGCGCGTGGACGCTTACACTAAGCCAAGAAATTGATACATGTAATGCTTCCCAGCTAATAAAATGTTCCACTTAAGTATTGCTAACACTAAGAGCGCAATAAAGGCAAACCATAGTGACTTGGTGCTCCGAGCATTACGTCtttctttgtgttttcttttttgttgattGTTTTTCCTCGTGTACAGGTACATATTTGTGGCGGTAACCCCAGATATGCTCCCGGGGATAACAAAACCGAATAAATGTTGAAATATGTTTCATTGCAGAGAACCTCTTCCACTGGCCATGGCTCCTTAACTTACTTGCCCTGGCTTTAGGCGCCTTCTACGCTAATCCTCTGGCTGACATGACTAGGAAGTCCACTGAAATTATCCAACATCGAAGAAACAACCCGCAGGTTCGTGTATGAAAGCTTGCCTCTACGCATTGTATCCTGGCTCATATTTATAATTCATTACGATTTCTAAATGCGATGACTTTAGCAAGCGTAACATATTGCGTTGAACTCTTCTCGTGTTGAACGACCTTGCCCCCATTCGGCGGACGCAAATACAATGTCCCTAATTATATGTTTGATTTCGGCCTTCTATTCTGTTCACAGTGCATACTGCAAACCAAGAAAGGCTTTGATAAGATTGTCGTTGAGtacccgtcttttttttttatttcgcccgtTTATCTGTGCCGTTAGTATATATGCAGACTCATGTCGTCTAAAAACTTGGCAATGTGACGCACGCATCTTGTTTGTAACGCCAATCCTGCAAAGCAGCATTCAAAGATTATAAACGCAACAAAGCGTGAACCATTTCTGCAGTTATAGCTTTCCATGGCTTAGTTGTTTTCGTCTCATGCTACAGAAATTGAGTAGTCGCGCAACTGATAAGAAAAGCACAACTTCGGGAAGCTCACTCCAACACGTACGCCAAGGTGAACTTCCTGAAATCAGACAACGCCAAATGAAGAGAGGGCTCTTACTAAGCCGTTGAATGACACCAGTTTATTGTAAGCATTGGTTTGCTGTTACGCCGGTTGTACTGTTATCCTTGCAGAATAAGCAGGGAAGGGGTACAGGCGTAAGTAACATATATCGGGATAAACTAGAGATAGGTAAGATTATATACCGCGATGGATGAAGTAAAACCTGATTATCTCACGCAGGCTTGGCGACTATTTGAGGCCATCAGAAATCAGCCCCACTATTAAATTTATACCATAATGTAGTAATGCAAACAAATTCACCAAGCGAGAACTAGAGGGTGTGTGCTTCTTCCAGAAACGCTGTGGTTCGAAGCTGACGGGAGTGTTGACTGCTCAGCGATCGGGATAAGCAAGATGCCATTAGACTAGTGTTTGAAGAAAGGATAGATGAGATAGGAACGCGATCAGTACAAGCATAGATAATAATATAACATAAGAAGAGACAGGTGGA
This genomic window contains:
- the LOC135909731 gene encoding cytochrome P450 6a8-like produces the protein MWTIGCALLVALVVSVCHSLGRWLIRQRRKCFNAFDGTAVPTVPLQSLISGNSHEFWKPTTIKRLDQWIKEYGNVFGFFIGDTPFMVVKDLDMINEIFIKESSKFSGRGHMFNIIEQDPLFARYIILSKGAVWKSSRNCMSQFFTSSKLRAVMPSLLHAQQQFIDILDERAERGVDVDINSLCERFTFDVIGKAAYGIDTNVQRNPDCPLFKDALAVLPNVTSGLLYHLAQNLFHWPWLLNLLALALGAFYANPLADMTRKSTEIIQHRRNNPQVRVPDMAQILLDGLLNAEEPEVGKHDVTAGSTGTTPRGWF